A genomic window from Aythya fuligula isolate bAytFul2 chromosome 15, bAytFul2.pri, whole genome shotgun sequence includes:
- the IL4R gene encoding interleukin-4 receptor subunit alpha isoform X2, with the protein MMARLLRAVLHTLWILLFSYATSEATGHIQEFGCFSDFAKELVCDWKVPAQTNCSKEYLLYYREEILSPQNVCVPENGKENFTCTCTIYPDYFVSGLTYVLALQFNGTDMWNYSVTPALVVKPRAPRNLAIEKAENGNFNLSWEESYTPQSMLSGQPVIFEIKYWSKQHPGEVSIKSINYQAKSFEITASSLQRGYDYIASVRCKYTDYPAYWSDWSDRVEFHCDYQVTSEDILQMAVPISCILIMAVAVTCYFCFTKVKKEWWDQIPNPAKSHLVVKNVKLSVLCYIDEIKFPFHDIKQSHMEKQIICKTCLSQSLSSQNFKGKDNIRNAEKSCSCRNKTGEWFPKGSSAVLTPETILIEESIEICECLTDIEAESQEETHDQITMFESCETSVSAFREHNEHNDALANMFIELLEDENNMKDDKDPDVITSENKTFEKLESKNESQRSPTESTAQSQQTYGIFHRVSPFTRASQDEYNCSITSKKSVESEESFESGYQSSSTNSASLDARDSPHMLHQSLFPCSSESQRNSSVLMEESPNKLAFVTNKDRISNPAYKSFDTLVSPPGEPSNSAYKSFDTLVSPPREPSSSAYKSFDTLVSPPGEPSSSAYKSFDTLVPTFREPSSSAYKSFDTVMSQSMANSSLTMHFENVCSSLPLTQLSETPELCCRDQVYRPPSNQSCYTNCRSPCNELDFQNTCSEHTDAPSFSTRANDGVSAFLPEEEIHKQVAYQNVQKTANMLSCPVGPQPSGYQPFDTAVKCNGTYFDNDSEMISKSLYEPFIHVLYNNLRETPPDTIIHESDQKIDDHVCLIVQGNCTDCGIVPGVTSSENITHSSVCSNELPSDSKDENASRGKQLLHLLEVNCQDFNNRERTLKGTSFNGYNCNGKGMQEDSSNKLNTVLCPTHNHLRKFGNEREKKTGRKQKVWLNS; encoded by the exons ATGATGGCAAGACTTCTACGTGCTGTACTGCATACCCTGTGGATCCTTTTGTTTTCGTATGCAACAAGTGAAG CTACAGGACACATACAAGAATTTGGATGCTTTAGTGACTTTGCAAAAGAGCTCGTTTGTGACTGGAAGGTGCCTGCACAGACAAACTGCTCCAAAGAATACCTGCTCTACTACAGGGAGGAAATTTTATCTCCCCA AAACGTGTGTGTCCCTGAGAATGGAAAAGAGAATTTCACATGCACTTGTACAATATATCCCGATTATTTTGTATCAGGCCTCACCTATGTTCTAGCTTTACAGTTCAATGGGACTGATATGTGGAATTACAGTGTTACACCAGCCCTGGTTG ttAAGCCAAGGGCCCCCAGAAATCTTGCCATtgagaaagctgaaaatggTAATTTCAATctgagctgggaggagagctACACCCCTCAATCTATGCTCTCTGGACAGCCAGtcatctttgaaataaaatattggagCAAACAGCACCCAGGAGAG GTTTCTATAAAATCAATTAACTACCAGgcaaaaagctttgaaattacTGCAAGCTCCTTGCAGAGAGGCTATGATTACATTGCAAGTGTACGGTGCAAGTATACAGACTACCCAGCCTACTGGAGTGACTGGAGTGACAGAGTTGAATTTCACTGTG attATCAAGTAACATCTGAAGACATTCTGCAGATGGCTGTTCCTATATCTTGCATCCTGATCATGGCAGTAGCTGTAacttgttatttctgttttaccaA AGTGAAGAAAGAATGGTGGGATCAAATCCCAAATCCAGCAAAGAGCCATCTGGTCGTAAAAAATGTCAAG CTTTCAGTCTTGTGCTACATCGATGAAATTAAGTTCCCTTTCCATGACATAAAGCAGAGtcatatggaaaaacaaat AATTTGCAAAACCTGTCTGTCTCAAAGTTTGTCAAGCCAAAATTTCAAGGGAAAAGATAACATCAGAAACGCTGAGAAATCTTGCAGTTGCCGTAACAAGACTGGAGAATGGTTTCCAAAAGGCAGTAGTGCAGTTTTAACCCCTGAGACAATTCTCATTGAAGAGTCTATAGAAATCTGTGAATGTTTAACAGACATTGAAGCTGAGAGCCAGGAAGAAACTCATGACCAGATCACTATGTTTGAGTCTTGTGAGACCAGTGTCAGTGCTTTCAGGGAGCACAACGAACACAACGATGCACTAGCTAACATGTTCATTGAGCTCTTGGAAGatgaaaacaacatgaaagaTGATAAAGACCCAGATGTCAtcacaagtgaaaataaaacctttgagAAACTTGAGTCAAAAAATGAGTCTCAGCGAAGTCCTACAGAAAGCACAGCCCAGAGTCAGCAGACATACGGTATTTTTCATAGAGTTTCCCCTTTCACCAGAGCCTCTCAAGATGAGTACAATTGCAGTATAACCAGCAAGAAGTCAGTAGAATCAGAAGAATCCTTTGAATCTGGCTATCAGAGCTCCAGCACAAATTCTGCTTCTCTGGATGCAAGAGATTCTCCCCATATGCTTCATCAAAGCCTTTTTCCGTGCAGTTCTGAAAGTCAGCGTAACTCATCTGTCCTGATGGAGGAATCTCCAAATAAACTAGCCTTTGTGACCAACAAAGACAGAATAAGCAACCCTGCATACAAGAGCTTTGACACCCTTGTGTCTCCACCTGGGGAGCCAA GTAATTCTGCATACAAGAGCTTTGACACCCTTGTGTCTCCACCTAGGGAGCCAAGTAGCTCTGCATACAAGAGCTTTGACACCCTTGTGTCTCCACCTGGGGAGCCAAGTAGCTCTGCATACAAGAGCTTTGATACTCTTGTGCCCACATTCAGGGAGCCAAGTAGCTCTGCATACAAGAGCTTTGATACCGTAATGTCTCAGTCTATGGCAAACAGTAGCTTGAccatgcattttgaaaatgtgtgttCCTCACTGCCTTTGACCCAACTTTCAGAGACACCAGAGCTTTGCTGCAGAGATCAAGTTTATCGACCCCCTAGCAATCAGTCATGTTATACCAACTGCAGATCTCCCTGCAATGAGCTTGATTTTCAAAACACCTGTTCAGAACATACTGATGCTCCATCTTTCTCCACACGTGCAAATGATGGAGTTTCAGCTTTCCTACCAGAGGAGGAAATACATAAGCAAGTAGCGTATCAAAATGTTCAAAAGACAGCCAACATGCTTTCTTGCCCTGTTGGACCTCAACCGTCTGGTTATCAACCTTTTGATACTGCAGTTAAATGTAATGGTACATACTTTGACAATGACAGTGAAATGATTTCTAAGTCATTGTATGAGCCCTTCATTCATGTGTTGTACAACAACCTGAGAGAAACACCGCCAGATACCATAATCCATGAATCTGACCAGAAGATAGATGACCATGTATGTTTGATTGTACAGGGCAATTGTACAGATTGTGGCATTGTCCCAGGTGTAACCTCTAGTGAGAATATCACACACAGTAGTGTGTGCTCTAACGAGCTGCCAAGTGATAGCAAAGATGAAAATGCCAGCAGAGGTAAACAGCTGTTGCATTTGTTAGAGGTGAACTGTCAAGATTTTAACAACAGAGAAAGAACTCTAAAGGGAACAAGCTTTAATGGCTATAACTGTAATGGTAAAGGAATGCAAGAGGACAGCAGTAACAAGCTAAATACTGTCCTGTGCCCCACACATAACCATTTGAGGAAGTTtggaaatgaaagggaaaaaaaaacaggtaggAAGCAGAAGGTGTGGCTCAACAGCTAA
- the IL4R gene encoding interleukin-4 receptor subunit alpha isoform X1, which translates to MMARLLRAVLHTLWILLFSYATSEATGHIQEFGCFSDFAKELVCDWKVPAQTNCSKEYLLYYREEILSPQNVCVPENGKENFTCTCTIYPDYFVSGLTYVLALQFNGTDMWNYSVTPALVVKPRAPRNLAIEKAENGNFNLSWEESYTPQSMLSGQPVIFEIKYWSKQHPGEVSIKSINYQAKSFEITASSLQRGYDYIASVRCKYTDYPAYWSDWSDRVEFHCDYQVTSEDILQMAVPISCILIMAVAVTCYFCFTKVKKEWWDQIPNPAKSHLVVKNVKLSVLCYIDEIKFPFHDIKQSHMEKQIICKTCLSQSLSSQNFKGKDNIRNAEKSCSCRNKTGEWFPKGSSAVLTPETILIEESIEICECLTDIEAESQEETHDQITMFESCETSVSAFREHNEHNDALANMFIELLEDENNMKDDKDPDVITSENKTFEKLESKNESQRSPTESTAQSQQTYGIFHRVSPFTRASQDEYNCSITSKKSVESEESFESGYQSSSTNSASLDARDSPHMLHQSLFPCSSESQRNSSVLMEESPNKLAFVTNKDRISNPAYKSFDTLVSPPGEPSNSAYKSFNTLVSLPGEPSNSAYKSFDTLVSPPREPSSSAYKSFDTLVSPPGEPSSSAYKSFDTLVPTFREPSSSAYKSFDTVMSQSMANSSLTMHFENVCSSLPLTQLSETPELCCRDQVYRPPSNQSCYTNCRSPCNELDFQNTCSEHTDAPSFSTRANDGVSAFLPEEEIHKQVAYQNVQKTANMLSCPVGPQPSGYQPFDTAVKCNGTYFDNDSEMISKSLYEPFIHVLYNNLRETPPDTIIHESDQKIDDHVCLIVQGNCTDCGIVPGVTSSENITHSSVCSNELPSDSKDENASRGKQLLHLLEVNCQDFNNRERTLKGTSFNGYNCNGKGMQEDSSNKLNTVLCPTHNHLRKFGNEREKKTGRKQKVWLNS; encoded by the exons ATGATGGCAAGACTTCTACGTGCTGTACTGCATACCCTGTGGATCCTTTTGTTTTCGTATGCAACAAGTGAAG CTACAGGACACATACAAGAATTTGGATGCTTTAGTGACTTTGCAAAAGAGCTCGTTTGTGACTGGAAGGTGCCTGCACAGACAAACTGCTCCAAAGAATACCTGCTCTACTACAGGGAGGAAATTTTATCTCCCCA AAACGTGTGTGTCCCTGAGAATGGAAAAGAGAATTTCACATGCACTTGTACAATATATCCCGATTATTTTGTATCAGGCCTCACCTATGTTCTAGCTTTACAGTTCAATGGGACTGATATGTGGAATTACAGTGTTACACCAGCCCTGGTTG ttAAGCCAAGGGCCCCCAGAAATCTTGCCATtgagaaagctgaaaatggTAATTTCAATctgagctgggaggagagctACACCCCTCAATCTATGCTCTCTGGACAGCCAGtcatctttgaaataaaatattggagCAAACAGCACCCAGGAGAG GTTTCTATAAAATCAATTAACTACCAGgcaaaaagctttgaaattacTGCAAGCTCCTTGCAGAGAGGCTATGATTACATTGCAAGTGTACGGTGCAAGTATACAGACTACCCAGCCTACTGGAGTGACTGGAGTGACAGAGTTGAATTTCACTGTG attATCAAGTAACATCTGAAGACATTCTGCAGATGGCTGTTCCTATATCTTGCATCCTGATCATGGCAGTAGCTGTAacttgttatttctgttttaccaA AGTGAAGAAAGAATGGTGGGATCAAATCCCAAATCCAGCAAAGAGCCATCTGGTCGTAAAAAATGTCAAG CTTTCAGTCTTGTGCTACATCGATGAAATTAAGTTCCCTTTCCATGACATAAAGCAGAGtcatatggaaaaacaaat AATTTGCAAAACCTGTCTGTCTCAAAGTTTGTCAAGCCAAAATTTCAAGGGAAAAGATAACATCAGAAACGCTGAGAAATCTTGCAGTTGCCGTAACAAGACTGGAGAATGGTTTCCAAAAGGCAGTAGTGCAGTTTTAACCCCTGAGACAATTCTCATTGAAGAGTCTATAGAAATCTGTGAATGTTTAACAGACATTGAAGCTGAGAGCCAGGAAGAAACTCATGACCAGATCACTATGTTTGAGTCTTGTGAGACCAGTGTCAGTGCTTTCAGGGAGCACAACGAACACAACGATGCACTAGCTAACATGTTCATTGAGCTCTTGGAAGatgaaaacaacatgaaagaTGATAAAGACCCAGATGTCAtcacaagtgaaaataaaacctttgagAAACTTGAGTCAAAAAATGAGTCTCAGCGAAGTCCTACAGAAAGCACAGCCCAGAGTCAGCAGACATACGGTATTTTTCATAGAGTTTCCCCTTTCACCAGAGCCTCTCAAGATGAGTACAATTGCAGTATAACCAGCAAGAAGTCAGTAGAATCAGAAGAATCCTTTGAATCTGGCTATCAGAGCTCCAGCACAAATTCTGCTTCTCTGGATGCAAGAGATTCTCCCCATATGCTTCATCAAAGCCTTTTTCCGTGCAGTTCTGAAAGTCAGCGTAACTCATCTGTCCTGATGGAGGAATCTCCAAATAAACTAGCCTTTGTGACCAACAAAGACAGAATAAGCAACCCTGCATACAAGAGCTTTGACACCCTTGTGTCTCCACCTGGGGAGCCAAGTAATTCTGCATACAAGAGCTTTAACACCCTTGTGTCTCTACCTGGGGAGCCAAGTAATTCTGCATACAAGAGCTTTGACACCCTTGTGTCTCCACCTAGGGAGCCAAGTAGCTCTGCATACAAGAGCTTTGACACCCTTGTGTCTCCACCTGGGGAGCCAAGTAGCTCTGCATACAAGAGCTTTGATACTCTTGTGCCCACATTCAGGGAGCCAAGTAGCTCTGCATACAAGAGCTTTGATACCGTAATGTCTCAGTCTATGGCAAACAGTAGCTTGAccatgcattttgaaaatgtgtgttCCTCACTGCCTTTGACCCAACTTTCAGAGACACCAGAGCTTTGCTGCAGAGATCAAGTTTATCGACCCCCTAGCAATCAGTCATGTTATACCAACTGCAGATCTCCCTGCAATGAGCTTGATTTTCAAAACACCTGTTCAGAACATACTGATGCTCCATCTTTCTCCACACGTGCAAATGATGGAGTTTCAGCTTTCCTACCAGAGGAGGAAATACATAAGCAAGTAGCGTATCAAAATGTTCAAAAGACAGCCAACATGCTTTCTTGCCCTGTTGGACCTCAACCGTCTGGTTATCAACCTTTTGATACTGCAGTTAAATGTAATGGTACATACTTTGACAATGACAGTGAAATGATTTCTAAGTCATTGTATGAGCCCTTCATTCATGTGTTGTACAACAACCTGAGAGAAACACCGCCAGATACCATAATCCATGAATCTGACCAGAAGATAGATGACCATGTATGTTTGATTGTACAGGGCAATTGTACAGATTGTGGCATTGTCCCAGGTGTAACCTCTAGTGAGAATATCACACACAGTAGTGTGTGCTCTAACGAGCTGCCAAGTGATAGCAAAGATGAAAATGCCAGCAGAGGTAAACAGCTGTTGCATTTGTTAGAGGTGAACTGTCAAGATTTTAACAACAGAGAAAGAACTCTAAAGGGAACAAGCTTTAATGGCTATAACTGTAATGGTAAAGGAATGCAAGAGGACAGCAGTAACAAGCTAAATACTGTCCTGTGCCCCACACATAACCATTTGAGGAAGTTtggaaatgaaagggaaaaaaaaacaggtaggAAGCAGAAGGTGTGGCTCAACAGCTAA
- the NSMCE1 gene encoding non-structural maintenance of chromosomes element 1 homolog, with protein MAAQMSDAHRRFLQVLMSHGIMEGSEARKLHRCCCEIHKVYYAHDKLDDFITTINIRLQPLFMQIRKGMSEGDGRAHYALVNLAETEITKMASDYAENELELFRKTMDLIILSENGFACSTDILNLADQLKTKKMKKKEAEQVLKIFVEDKWLSERNGEYTLHTRCIMEMEQYILSIYQDTARKCNICHSLAIQSQVCETCGIAMHLPCVAKYFKAQTEPRCPHCNDFWPHEIPDMSRIESQSSSKRDSRKELHS; from the exons ATGGCAGCTCAGATGTCTGATGCTCATCGACGGTTCTTGCAGGTCCTGATGTCACATGGGATAATGGAAGGATCAGAGGCTAGGAAGTTACACAGGTGCTGCTGTGAAATCCATAAAG TCTACTATGCACATGATAAACTGGATGATTTTATCACTACAATTAATATCCGGCTGCAGCCTTTGTTTATGCAGATCCGGAAAGGAATGTCTGAAGGTGATGGGAGAGCCCATTATGCCTTA gtgaATCTGGCAGAAACTGAAATTACTAAAATGGCATCTGActatgcagaaaatgaattagAATTGTTTAGAAAAACT ATGGACCTAATCATTTTATCAGAAAATGGCTTTGCCTGttctacagatattttaaacttAGCTGACCAActtaagacaaagaaaatgaagaagaaggaagcagaacAAGTGCTGAAAATTTTTGTGGAGGATAAGTGGCTCTCTGAG AGAAATGGGGAATATACTCTGCATACTCGCTGCATAATGGAGATGGAACAATACATCCTCAGCATCTACCAAGATACAGCAAGAAAGTGTAACATTTGTCATAGCCTTGCCATCCAG AGCCAAGTATGTGAAACCTGTGGAATTGCAATGCATTTACCTTGTGTTGCAAAGTACTTCAAAGCTCAAACTGAACCACGATGTCCTCATTGTAACGATTTCTGGCCTCATGAGATTCCAG aCATGAGTCGGATAGAGTCCCAGTCATCATCAAAAAGAGATAGCAGAAAAGAACTTCATTCTTAG
- the IL4R gene encoding interleukin-4 receptor subunit alpha isoform X3, which yields MQQVKLQDTYKNLDALVTLQKSSFVTGRCLHRQTAPKNTCSTTGRKFYLPIKPRAPRNLAIEKAENGNFNLSWEESYTPQSMLSGQPVIFEIKYWSKQHPGEVSIKSINYQAKSFEITASSLQRGYDYIASVRCKYTDYPAYWSDWSDRVEFHCDYQVTSEDILQMAVPISCILIMAVAVTCYFCFTKVKKEWWDQIPNPAKSHLVVKNVKLSVLCYIDEIKFPFHDIKQSHMEKQIICKTCLSQSLSSQNFKGKDNIRNAEKSCSCRNKTGEWFPKGSSAVLTPETILIEESIEICECLTDIEAESQEETHDQITMFESCETSVSAFREHNEHNDALANMFIELLEDENNMKDDKDPDVITSENKTFEKLESKNESQRSPTESTAQSQQTYGIFHRVSPFTRASQDEYNCSITSKKSVESEESFESGYQSSSTNSASLDARDSPHMLHQSLFPCSSESQRNSSVLMEESPNKLAFVTNKDRISNPAYKSFDTLVSPPGEPSNSAYKSFNTLVSLPGEPSNSAYKSFDTLVSPPREPSSSAYKSFDTLVSPPGEPSSSAYKSFDTLVPTFREPSSSAYKSFDTVMSQSMANSSLTMHFENVCSSLPLTQLSETPELCCRDQVYRPPSNQSCYTNCRSPCNELDFQNTCSEHTDAPSFSTRANDGVSAFLPEEEIHKQVAYQNVQKTANMLSCPVGPQPSGYQPFDTAVKCNGTYFDNDSEMISKSLYEPFIHVLYNNLRETPPDTIIHESDQKIDDHVCLIVQGNCTDCGIVPGVTSSENITHSSVCSNELPSDSKDENASRGKQLLHLLEVNCQDFNNRERTLKGTSFNGYNCNGKGMQEDSSNKLNTVLCPTHNHLRKFGNEREKKTGRKQKVWLNS from the exons ATGCAACAAGTGAAG CTACAGGACACATACAAGAATTTGGATGCTTTAGTGACTTTGCAAAAGAGCTCGTTTGTGACTGGAAGGTGCCTGCACAGACAAACTGCTCCAAAGAATACCTGCTCTACTACAGGGAGGAAATTTTATCTCCCCA ttAAGCCAAGGGCCCCCAGAAATCTTGCCATtgagaaagctgaaaatggTAATTTCAATctgagctgggaggagagctACACCCCTCAATCTATGCTCTCTGGACAGCCAGtcatctttgaaataaaatattggagCAAACAGCACCCAGGAGAG GTTTCTATAAAATCAATTAACTACCAGgcaaaaagctttgaaattacTGCAAGCTCCTTGCAGAGAGGCTATGATTACATTGCAAGTGTACGGTGCAAGTATACAGACTACCCAGCCTACTGGAGTGACTGGAGTGACAGAGTTGAATTTCACTGTG attATCAAGTAACATCTGAAGACATTCTGCAGATGGCTGTTCCTATATCTTGCATCCTGATCATGGCAGTAGCTGTAacttgttatttctgttttaccaA AGTGAAGAAAGAATGGTGGGATCAAATCCCAAATCCAGCAAAGAGCCATCTGGTCGTAAAAAATGTCAAG CTTTCAGTCTTGTGCTACATCGATGAAATTAAGTTCCCTTTCCATGACATAAAGCAGAGtcatatggaaaaacaaat AATTTGCAAAACCTGTCTGTCTCAAAGTTTGTCAAGCCAAAATTTCAAGGGAAAAGATAACATCAGAAACGCTGAGAAATCTTGCAGTTGCCGTAACAAGACTGGAGAATGGTTTCCAAAAGGCAGTAGTGCAGTTTTAACCCCTGAGACAATTCTCATTGAAGAGTCTATAGAAATCTGTGAATGTTTAACAGACATTGAAGCTGAGAGCCAGGAAGAAACTCATGACCAGATCACTATGTTTGAGTCTTGTGAGACCAGTGTCAGTGCTTTCAGGGAGCACAACGAACACAACGATGCACTAGCTAACATGTTCATTGAGCTCTTGGAAGatgaaaacaacatgaaagaTGATAAAGACCCAGATGTCAtcacaagtgaaaataaaacctttgagAAACTTGAGTCAAAAAATGAGTCTCAGCGAAGTCCTACAGAAAGCACAGCCCAGAGTCAGCAGACATACGGTATTTTTCATAGAGTTTCCCCTTTCACCAGAGCCTCTCAAGATGAGTACAATTGCAGTATAACCAGCAAGAAGTCAGTAGAATCAGAAGAATCCTTTGAATCTGGCTATCAGAGCTCCAGCACAAATTCTGCTTCTCTGGATGCAAGAGATTCTCCCCATATGCTTCATCAAAGCCTTTTTCCGTGCAGTTCTGAAAGTCAGCGTAACTCATCTGTCCTGATGGAGGAATCTCCAAATAAACTAGCCTTTGTGACCAACAAAGACAGAATAAGCAACCCTGCATACAAGAGCTTTGACACCCTTGTGTCTCCACCTGGGGAGCCAAGTAATTCTGCATACAAGAGCTTTAACACCCTTGTGTCTCTACCTGGGGAGCCAAGTAATTCTGCATACAAGAGCTTTGACACCCTTGTGTCTCCACCTAGGGAGCCAAGTAGCTCTGCATACAAGAGCTTTGACACCCTTGTGTCTCCACCTGGGGAGCCAAGTAGCTCTGCATACAAGAGCTTTGATACTCTTGTGCCCACATTCAGGGAGCCAAGTAGCTCTGCATACAAGAGCTTTGATACCGTAATGTCTCAGTCTATGGCAAACAGTAGCTTGAccatgcattttgaaaatgtgtgttCCTCACTGCCTTTGACCCAACTTTCAGAGACACCAGAGCTTTGCTGCAGAGATCAAGTTTATCGACCCCCTAGCAATCAGTCATGTTATACCAACTGCAGATCTCCCTGCAATGAGCTTGATTTTCAAAACACCTGTTCAGAACATACTGATGCTCCATCTTTCTCCACACGTGCAAATGATGGAGTTTCAGCTTTCCTACCAGAGGAGGAAATACATAAGCAAGTAGCGTATCAAAATGTTCAAAAGACAGCCAACATGCTTTCTTGCCCTGTTGGACCTCAACCGTCTGGTTATCAACCTTTTGATACTGCAGTTAAATGTAATGGTACATACTTTGACAATGACAGTGAAATGATTTCTAAGTCATTGTATGAGCCCTTCATTCATGTGTTGTACAACAACCTGAGAGAAACACCGCCAGATACCATAATCCATGAATCTGACCAGAAGATAGATGACCATGTATGTTTGATTGTACAGGGCAATTGTACAGATTGTGGCATTGTCCCAGGTGTAACCTCTAGTGAGAATATCACACACAGTAGTGTGTGCTCTAACGAGCTGCCAAGTGATAGCAAAGATGAAAATGCCAGCAGAGGTAAACAGCTGTTGCATTTGTTAGAGGTGAACTGTCAAGATTTTAACAACAGAGAAAGAACTCTAAAGGGAACAAGCTTTAATGGCTATAACTGTAATGGTAAAGGAATGCAAGAGGACAGCAGTAACAAGCTAAATACTGTCCTGTGCCCCACACATAACCATTTGAGGAAGTTtggaaatgaaagggaaaaaaaaacaggtaggAAGCAGAAGGTGTGGCTCAACAGCTAA